Proteins encoded in a region of the Rhodoligotrophos appendicifer genome:
- a CDS encoding uracil-DNA glycosylase: MLNETSDAIRAQATGSSKTLNTEASFRDPTLSVGERKNVRPTTIPLLATPPPEDVVQDAHKIASSCNSLEDVRDALNGFHGCPLRRTATNLVLCDGDPRADLMIIGEAPGRDEDVLGKPFVGRSGRLLDHMLSAIGLSRASTDSKYSVFISNCIFWRPPGNRKPTEAETLMCLPFLGRMIEIIDPKFLLFAGSTATARLLNTTQGIMRLHGNWQIYTSPCGKSYRALPTLHPAYLLRQPDHKRLAWRDLMQLKNTISTERL; this comes from the coding sequence ATGCTGAACGAGACGTCCGACGCTATCCGTGCACAGGCAACGGGCTCTTCGAAAACTCTGAACACGGAAGCATCATTTCGGGATCCGACTTTGAGCGTTGGCGAAAGGAAAAACGTTCGTCCAACAACAATACCCTTATTGGCGACGCCACCGCCTGAAGATGTGGTTCAAGACGCACATAAGATCGCGAGCAGCTGCAACTCGCTGGAGGATGTCAGGGATGCACTTAACGGCTTCCATGGATGTCCGCTAAGACGGACTGCCACAAATCTCGTCTTGTGTGACGGAGATCCTCGGGCAGACCTAATGATAATCGGTGAAGCCCCGGGCCGGGATGAAGACGTTCTGGGGAAGCCCTTTGTCGGGCGCTCAGGTCGCCTGCTTGATCATATGCTTTCGGCTATCGGCCTTTCTCGCGCATCGACCGACAGCAAGTATTCTGTGTTCATATCCAATTGCATTTTTTGGCGACCGCCCGGCAACCGAAAACCAACGGAAGCGGAAACCCTGATGTGCCTACCGTTTCTAGGGCGCATGATAGAAATCATAGATCCAAAATTTTTGCTTTTCGCTGGTTCCACGGCAACGGCTCGGCTTTTGAATACAACGCAGGGAATTATGCGACTCCACGGAAACTGGCAAATTTACACCAGCCCTTGCGGTAAATCATACAGGGCGTTGCCAACACTGCATCCCGCATATTTATTGAGGCAACCTGACCACAAAAGACTGGCGTGGCGTGATCTAATGCAACTTAAAAACACTATCTCCACAGAAAGGTTATAG